From Toxotes jaculatrix isolate fToxJac2 chromosome 7, fToxJac2.pri, whole genome shotgun sequence:
ttattcttttattctccTCCAGCACTGATGTAATCatttaaagtacaaaaaaatcAGCAATCGTACCActgttttcttcatgtttgaCTCCCAGAAGTTCATCAAAGCAGTGCAGCAAGCTGCTCTGTGCAGCACTCCCTCCTGAATACTCCATCGGTTCTGCCTGGACCCCTTCATACACCAACCCCTTTGGCATACTGGGGTTGTCTTTCCACCtatgcatacatacacaatggacacaaacatttcaaaaacatgttcCACTGGACAAATCAATAATTaactaataaaaacaatgtttaaaaaaaaaaaaaaatctgtacccAGACAGGTAGATCCTCATGATGCCATAGAAGACTGAAGGCTCCACGTACACTTAAGAAAAATCATACTGATCAGAAATACTTGTTAATAGGATaaacatgaatacatttaaGTTTTTTGTCTGAGTGACTACCTTGCATCAATTTGAGTGCATCTGTCATGTTTTGTATGGACTGGCTGATGTCCTCCAGGGCTCTGGCCACAGTCTCAGTGTCACTACACCTGACACTGTTGATCACGGTGGGAATGTTCTGCAACACACGTCCAGTCTTAAATTTACTTGATTTAAATGCTTGTTTTAATGTGACTTTTATAGTTTTCAGTCAACAACTCAAACACAATTAATCCTCAGTTTGATTTTTCGCCACTGCAAACTATATGGATTGACTTAATTGTCAATGCATCTTCACCCTCAGTGCAGGAACTGCTGCAAGCTCCACCAGCAGAGTGACCATGAAGAAGCCTCGGACACTGTCTCCACCTGGGAGGCTGACCAGCAGCTCCAGATTGCTGTgcaatgtaaataaacaaataattaaaacaaataattttacATGCATGTGAAAATTTTGGTACATAAGGTGTAGAGGaactgaattaaaattaaactgTACTCACTCCATGTCAAAGGGCCTGGAACAGGAGATGCAAAGACAtaaatggaaaagaaacagcacagatttataCCTGATACTTATATGGGGCGTAATGAAACCAGATGCAGATGCAGAATGCAGATGATAACTGGACTCACCCTTCGGGGTCCTTCTTCCTCCAGTTAGCCAGTACTCCATCGGCATGGGTGAGAATTGGAGGAAGTCCTAAGCGCTGTGACACCTCCCAGTATGGAACAGCCAGGTTACGTGGCAGTTTCTAAGAGgaagattatttaaaaaatgaaaattattcatttaaattttttattgtAGGGCAATTGATAGCAGTGCAGGaaggaagacaggaaaaaggaaatatgacaaaaagaaaaactgacagttACCTCAACCGTGtcattctctccctcctgcCAAACATAGCCCATGGTCATTACGCTGAGGGTCAGGTGGGCCAGCCGCAACTCCCGGTGCTTCTGCAGAAACTTGGCGCTCAGCAGCGGCATCTGGACAGAAGGACTAACAACATTGAGCCATGGCTCTACAGACATTTCAAATTAACTTGCTGCTTTAATGTCCCCCCTTACCTTGTTAATATGGGCGCGCAGCTCGTGAGAGTGCACAAGCTCTGGGACTTGCAGGGCAATATCCATCCATGGCTGGTAGTAAGGTGGAAGCTCTTTCTTTGAATGTGAAGTTGCAGTATAGTGTGTGTGATTAGAAAATGTTCATTGTCatggaaaaaggaaattaaacacAGCAGTGCACAAATGTGAACTTGCACATGATGGAACAATGAGAGGCATTTTTTATTTAGAATTTAAAAGGCTTACGagtcaaaatttcagttttattttatgttgtcaCATGTACAGTGACCTTGGATCTGGAGAAGGGCttaaacaaaatgtgattttgtaaACACATGATGTAGGAATAAAGTTCAGTacacaaagcaaacatgaaCAATGCCAAATTTCAGCTTCTCTCAATCAATACCACAAACCATGAGTGCACAGTTTTATAACTGCTAAACTATGAGCAGCATATTTGTCTCTCTGCCTATGTAAGAATCAGCATCAttggactttaaaaaaaaaaattgtcttttttcagTATAACCCAGACACTACAGTTTCATGGTAGTCAGGTAGTTAATTTGTGACAGCCtgtgcaaaatgtaaaaaaaaaaaaaaaagtagagaaGAACTTTTCCACCTACCAGAGGCTCGGGGAGGATGAAGCCGAGCTCCTCAGAGACATGGTAGGAGTCCAGAGAGAAAGGAGCTTTGGATTCTGTCTCAGCTGCAGCCATAGAGAAAGTAACAGAAACCCACAGACGGCAACAATCACTGTCTGAATGGTTCAAGAGATCCTGACCTGACTGGACTCTGGCACAGAGTTCACTTTACAGCTGTTGTCATCAACGGTTATTGATTACACAGCATTTATCACTGCTTCTGCTGTTGCACAATTCCAAGTGTGGCAAATCAGTACCTGCGCTTCACTTTGTGAATCATTAAGTAAAAGACTGCCACTGTAAAAACTTTCAGAAGCATCTAAGCTGAGAAAATAGTTTACCACACTCTCTTTATTATACTGGCATTTGATAATTATACCGCTGTGCATAGGATTTTTACTTCTCTCATTAATTCCAAAAACATGGATCAATTGTGTGTACACATTCTCAATTCCGAGAACAAGATTAAAAGTGAAATAACAAAGGTTATATCCAAATCTATCTAGTCCTATGTCCTCTTCACTGTCTcatttttatgtatatttattttatatgtatgattatattttgttccatccattttattttgaaggaaatTATTCCACCCTTTTCTCTATGTATATAACTACTTATTGCTTAGAATTAAAGACATGATTAAGTAAATGCAGACTGTCAGCCTCACCTGGTGGAGCAGCCTGAATATTGCAGGAGTTGAATAAAACAGACTACATAGAAAAAagatgtctctctctttctcttggtTCAGTATCACTCACTCCTCCAGAACACCAAAAGCGCATTTCACTTTGTGAGCAGACTGAGGTCATTTAGGAGCATTAACATGCTTTGCCCACTCAGACAAGTAActcaataaaacagaaatgcaatAGGACATAAATCTGTTTAGGCATCACAGAATGATCCCTGTTGGAATCAGCTTACCAAGTTGGGGGCTTTCTTTTACAACAACGCTCAGTGCAGCTCTGGATTTAATGCATTCTAAAATTTGCAAGTATAAAGGTCGACTGTAATTCGATCCCCTTAGTCCTGGAACAAAGTTAAGATGTACAAACACTGGATTGCATTGTTCGACTGTGCGATTTGAATGACGTAGTTCGAGGCAACACAGAGTGACTGAGGGAAAAGATACAAAAACTCTTGAGATGGTGGTTTATTGGTGGATTTAAAGCCTTTCATCTGAAGCTGCAAGGACAGAGTTACTGCGTTGAACTGGAGGGGAAACAACTGCTATTTTACTGACAGTGAAAACTCTCTGTCAGTAGGCCTTCCACCATCTGTGCACTATGGCTGTCAGTACCTGTGAGTGGTAAGTGGCTTTTTGATTTACCGAGACCAATCGTGGTGAGTAGTTTCTTTGCAATGTTTGAGGCTGAGTTATCGCTCTAGTAATTGCATTGCCCCAAACTGCTAAATAATAACTAAACTGCGTGCCAATAAGAGCCACTGCTGCACGTGTCAGCAGTGTTAAAAGCAAGAAAAGAGCCTTTTTCCTAATCATTAACACTGTACCAAGAATGGATTCAGATAAATGTCACgataaatgtaaatttaatgcACATCAAGAAGATTTAACTCAGTAACCTAATCAATACTTGGCATTGACTAAATAATTTTCAGGTTTACTAAACACACTTTTTAGTACTGAGAACAGGTTTTTAGCTCAAATACAGAGATTCAAGGAGAATTAATCATTCTGAATAGTCTTATTGGTCTTGAATATGCAGTCACAGCAGCATTATTATCCAAAACAGTGACATGAGATCCctatctttttttcctgtgtgggCTAGCTGCCATATATGCAACCACTATGTGTGTGGttatgcacatactgtacacacaaatgcaccaGTTAATAACTAgtttctctctgctggatgAGTCCCACCTGTCCCAGCTGTAAATGTAGTAGGACCGCCCCTGAATATAACACTATCAATTATCGCTTAAGGGAGCTGATTATTCACACTGAAGTCTATACTGTGCTCACTTTATTTAAGAAAGCCTGGATGCACGAGTGGTGTATAACGATTGTTTTAATCAAACTTACAGCATAAACAAACAGTGCAAAGTACAATCCAGATTCTTTAAAGAAAGAGATTTAAAAGAAGGGCTGGACTGGAGGCCAGTTTAGGCTGCTTAGGAGCCGTGGAATGGGATTTGTGTGACTTTAAAGTGGATCAGTGTTTTGTAAtgaatggggttttttttccgtCGGTGCGCCTGCCTATTATTAGCTACGGAGGCCTTTCAGTAAGCGGAGGTGGTTCCATGACGGTCAGGGCTGCAGCTCTGCAACGCACCGACAGGCTTCAGATCAGCGTTCGTATTTTTGGCCATGCAATCGGACTAATAGCACTGATCCAAAGGACTTCTCCTGAAACATCTGCGGTCGGCCGCCTATTTTCAAGCCGCGTTCACCTTGCCTTGAAGATGAAGTTAAATACGAGCTGCCGTCAGGTGCAAGCCGCATCCGATGGAGCCTTGCTTTTTATCGCGTTCAACGACCAACCCGATGCAGCACTTCCTTATGTTGCGGTAAGGGGTGGGTGGGGAAATGACACATCTCCTGCAGGGGAATCAAAACTGCTTTTTACTTCCCAATCGCTGGTTTTGCGATGAACACTTGAGCCAGATAAACAGGCTCAAGAGTCAGTGACGGGGTGTTACATAACCTGTAATGCAGCAGATCCTCATGACTAGTGTCTCGGTGGTGGAGGGACTGTTCGGTCCTTCTGGTAGGATATGCACAATTTTGTCATCTTTGTTATGGATGATAACTGAAGCTGCAAGCTTATTTAATGGCGATGTATTTTAAGAGGATAGATTGGAGGCGCAGTAGAGGTTATATATAGCATATCTGACCATaacaaaaatgattaattaattcgGGAGTTGCGCAGTGTAGACTGTAACAGGAATGAGCAATATTAGAGGCGGTGTATCTCTATTGTGTCATACAGGCCCAGCCTAAGGTCAGACTGTCagatgttattgtgtgtgtgtgtgtgtatgtatgtatatatatatttttattgtgcAGTAAGTGAAAGGCGATTTTATGAATGGCTGCGACCTGCAAGTGActgttaggaaaaaaaagcaccataGTAACTCGTGATAGTAATCTTTAGAGCATTGccactgtaaatgtgtatgtatgtatacatcTCAAAATATAAAGTTCTCGCCATAATGTGTGAATACTGTTTTCTGAGTATAGCATGTCATCGGAGAGTCAGACCTTCGGTTGTAGTATAAGTGACCAATAGTGATACTTTAGAAATCAGAGTGAAAACGAGGGCAGTTGTTTCTTTTATAGTGGGGTCCTTGGAGGTCCAGGCAGATACTGGGGACAGTAGGTCTAGCTGATCTCATTCATAAGAAGATAGCACTTTCTGAGGATCTAAATATGAATGAGTATAATGAGTAATATGATCAAAGATTCCCAGAGCAGTAACTCTTTCGAGGGGGGGGTTGCAAGTACAAAACTCAAATGGTGGTCTGGTGTTTAAACAGGTAGGCTCTGGGTCTGGGAGTCAGACATAACACTACTAAGTATAGCACCAGTGCATAATCAGTTCACAGTTTGATGTCCTGTGTGCTGTGGTGGCACAATTTAGACCTAAAATAAGGTTAGACAACTACACTAGTGTGACGTTTGACTAACCGCAGCAGTCACTGTCATGTTTATATCCTGCTGCTTTTgtggaattaaataaaaaaatcattatcaGCATAATACATGGAGGGTTGTCTGATATAggctgtgacacacagagacagactacAGTTCCCTTGGAAACTAGTCCGGGTACCTAAATCATCAGCCACCATTTTCAAGAGACAGAAATAGTCTGTTTACCTATTACCTCCATTTCATTTAATGAAGATATATTTGAGCTAATACTCATTGCTGTGAATTAGGGCTGTGACGGCTGAAGCAAAGCTTTAAGTCAGGGCTGTGTGGCTTGTAATATAGAATCCGTAAGCAGGGAAAAGTATTTTAGGCTTGCAGATGGCTGATGGGATTACAGCAATATCTGGATAGGATTGTATCACCCTTGATTAATCCATAGAagacaaaataaacactttattttgaaatgggtaattgttttaaaactgaatgttCTTTTCCATTCCACTTGAACTAAAGTGTTGAAAACTGTCATATTATTTTGcaatactttttttctttactatcACCccctttttgtttgcttgtccctttaaatttttttctatatttggAACAAGGACAGGGAACTTGTGAATGGGCACAGGGAAGTCACGAGACATCCATTGATAGTGCTGCGGGCAGAAAAAGCAGTGCAGATGATCAGGAGTAGACACAGTGTCTAATATCCATATTGATCCATGTTCCTCTACTGTTCAGGACAATAGTTTAGGATTTCTGGTGCTGATGCAGCTTTCTGCGCCTCTTTCTATTTCGACAGGTCACAGTTGACAGATTCTGATATGGACTATGAGAGGCCAAACGTTGAAACTATCAAGTGTGTGGTGGTAGGAGACAATGCAGTTGGAAAGACCCGCCTTATCTGCGCCCGGGCCTGCAATGCCACACTGACTCAGTACCAGTTACTCGCTACACATGTGCCCACAGTCTGGGCAATTGACCAGTACAGAGTATGCCAGGAGGTGAGTATGCAAGCTTATAACTTTACAAAGATCACCTGAATGTTGTTTTCTAAATTTGAATATATGTTTTTAAGGATTTAAATCTCTGGTAGCTTGACTAAATTAAATGTATACATGAGTAAAGCACTTGTGCATCATATGTCCCATTAGCATTGCAGTCATTCGCTAATGATTTACAGAAACTGGTGGTTAAATAGGCATTAAAGTATTATCTCTTATTAGGTATTAGAACGCTCCAGAGATGTAGTGGATGATGTCAGCGTGTCCCTTCGGCTCTGGGATACTTTCGGAGACCATCATAAGGACCGGCGTTTTGCATATGGCAGGTGAGACACTGTAAAATTCAGTATTACTTTACCAGCAGGTGCTCTGGTGCTGTCTGAGAGAATTTGTCCTGTGTCTTCTCTTCAGGTCTGATGTGGTGGTACTGTGCTTCTCAATCGCCAATCCCAACTCTCTGTACCACGTGAAGACCATGTGGTACCCTGAGATCAAACACTTCTGCCCCCGTGCTCCTGTCATCTTGGTGGGCTGTCAGCTGGACCTGCGCTATGCTGACCTGGAGGCAGTGAACAGGGCACGGAGGCCTTTAGCAAGGTACGTCAGAGACATCAGAGATTGTTTgagatttgttttgatttactCTTTTCTTGTGCTCAAATTGCCTTCGatatattttcttccttttcagaCCCATTAAATCGAATGAGATTCTTCCTCCAGAGAGAGGCCGGGAGGTGGCCAAAGAGCTGGGAGTGCCATACTATGAAACCAGTGTTGTTGCTCAGTTTGGAGTCAAGGACGTCTTTGATAACGCTATCCGAGCTGCGCTCATCTCCCGCCGCCACCTACAGTTTTGGAAATCTCACCTCAGAAATGTGCAACGGCCTCTCCTTCAGGCGCCCTTCCTGCCACCGAAACCTCCCCCACCTATAATCACTGTGCCTCCTCCCCCAACCACCACAGAGGAGCATCCAGTCGGTCTTCTGGAGGACCCACACTGTGCTGATGTCATTCTGGTTTTGCAGGAGCGACAGAAAATCTTTGCACACAAGATATACTTGGCGACGTCCTCTTCAAAGTTCTACGACCTCTTCATTATGGACACACAAAATGAGGAGACCGAAAGGCCCCCTCGTGGTCCTCTCTCTGGCCGAGAGCTGCTGATGCGTGCTGCTAGCTTCGACGTTTGTGAGAGCAGCGATGATGGAGACAGGGCCAACCTGAGGGCCTGCACTAGTGATGGGACCTTGAAAGATTCTGAGGGGGGCCGACGGGGCAGACTGCTCTCCTCGTGGAGCCGAGCCTTCGTCAGTATCCAGGAGGAGCTGGTAGATGACCCTCTAACATACAGCCCCAGGCCCATGACTGTCGTGCACATGGACCAGTCCATGCAGCTCAGTCCTTTCCGAGCAGTACTCCGCTACCTGTACACAGGTCAGCTAGACGAGAACGAGAAAGAGCTAATGCACATTGCACACATtgctgagctgctggaggtCTTTGACCTGCGGATGATGGTGGCAAACATACTTAACAATGAAGCCTTCATGAACCAAGAAATCACCAAAGCCTTCCATGTACGACGCACAAACAGAGTCAAAGAGTGCTTGGCTAAAGGCACCTTTTCTGGTGAGTGGAAATCATTAATCcatgtttgttcatgtgttctGCTTGAAATACAGCAGATGCAGGGGTAAGCAAGTTGCTACCAGTGTCTCACCTCTGTATTTCAGATGTAGTATTCAAGCTAGATGATGGGACGATCATGGCTCACAAGCCTTTACTCATCTCTAGCTGTGACTGGATGGCAGCTATGTTTGGCGGTCCTTTTGTGGAGAGCTGCACCAAAGAGGTAAGTCACATTACATCACTAGTTTGTTGGGCTGTGAAATAAGGTCAACAGAGCTCAAGTACAGACCAAAGTCAGTGCCGGGCAAAACATTTATTCTACGGTGTTCATAATTTCCAGTGGCGTTCTTATTGCCAGTCGATTTATAAAGCAGAAGCATTTaaaattgaattattttctAATTACACAAAGCACGCTACTGCAGCAAAGATCAATAGATGTACTATCCCAAGTAGAGCACCAGTGACCTACGTGGTCTGTGTGCAAAGTGTGATTTAATTAGGGGATTGCAAATCGGTTGTAATAGAATTAAGTGGCTTCTCTTATCCACACATACTGCAGTTCTGTTCGCTCAGCTACTTTGTTTTTCTACCTTGATAATGCTACTGAAATATTATTCATGTAATATATGAAATCTGTAGGGAGTTTGAGATTTAGATACTGTCATTTGAAATGATCAAAAATCCATCATATGGCTCTTGAGCTTCATTTTTAGATGTAGAATTATCAGCTTTAAGACACGTCATGgcgtttttcctttttgttcctctgttgCTGCTGTAGCTAAAGCAGAACTGAAAAATTGAATAATGATTGTTAcatcatataaacacacaagtGAAAAGTAGATTTCTTTTCACTTTGATGTTaaatgcaaaacacaacaaaagcctTGGGCCCCAAACACATGACTGCCACATGTTCCTGTTTCTAAGGTGCTGTTTCCCAACACGACTCGCAGCTGTATGAGGGCTGTGCTAGAATATCTCTACACGGGGCGGTTTTGTTCTCGGCCTGACTTGGATGCAATGGAGCTTATTGTTCTTGCCAATCGTCTTTGCCTCCCCCACCTGGTTGCACTTACAGGTATTACATTTGGGATAGTTATTACCCTGTAAACCACAGGATTGTATTACACAAAGCCATTGTGCGTGTTTTTAAGTTAATGCCTGTGGTGACTCCCTTTTATGCATCTTTCAGAGCTCTACACAGTAACAGTATTGACAGAGGCGGCGATGATGGGGGCTGACATTGATGGAGATGTGCTGGTGTACTTGGATATGGCCCAGGTAGCATGACCTGTCAATCATCTCAAAACAAGGACAGCAGTTAAATCACTTACATAATGTTTTGGCAAACTGTATTTTAATTAATGAGAGCATTTCTCAGGGAGAACTGATCTGGAGGCGCTGAAAATAACCTTTCCATCTAGTAGGTGGAGCCTAAGAAAGTACGAGTCAGCTATTTATCATAATGAATGGCAAAGGATATTTGGGGCAGTGGACATTTAGGACACAGAAGTCAGACTCAGCACTGTAGTTTATCTCATCATTCAGACTCATATGTGCTTCTGGTTCAGCTCTAGCTCATCAGTGCCATATGCAAGGTAAATATTCTCAGAGGCCGCATCTTCGCTTTGTGGCAATTAGATTAACTGCTAATTTCTTTGGTAATATGTACCACTAAAGCACCTTGAGGCCCTTTCTAAAAGAGGAGCCTTGTGTCTGAGGACACTGGAGACTTTGCCACCTTCAGCTGTACTTCAGCAGTTGCCATTATAATGCCAACATGCTAAAATTAACATGCCAACAAGCTAATATTACAACAAGCTAATATTAGTATTAAGGTTAGTAAGGTAAGTATAAGAGTAGCGCCTGAGTG
This genomic window contains:
- the ido1 gene encoding indoleamine 2,3-dioxygenase 1; amino-acid sequence: MAAAETESKAPFSLDSYHVSEELGFILPEPLKELPPYYQPWMDIALQVPELVHSHELRAHINKMPLLSAKFLQKHRELRLAHLTLSVMTMGYVWQEGENDTVEKLPRNLAVPYWEVSQRLGLPPILTHADGVLANWRKKDPEGPFDMDNLELLVSLPGGDSVRGFFMVTLLVELAAVPALRNIPTVINSVRCSDTETVARALEDISQSIQNMTDALKLMQVYVEPSVFYGIMRIYLSGWKDNPSMPKGLVYEGVQAEPMEYSGGSAAQSSLLHCFDELLGVKHEENSGAFLTRMRNYMPPAHKQLIQDISRQPSLRSFVQQQANERLNQAFHLCVTKLLALRSYHINVVTRFITVPAARARQLRNQSEDFEREMVSRAPTALEERGTGGSGIMTFLKTVRDQTKDALLPETSNEMKLM
- the LOC121184612 gene encoding rho-related BTB domain-containing protein 2-like; translation: MEPCFLSRSTTNPMQHFLMLRSQLTDSDMDYERPNVETIKCVVVGDNAVGKTRLICARACNATLTQYQLLATHVPTVWAIDQYRVCQEVLERSRDVVDDVSVSLRLWDTFGDHHKDRRFAYGRSDVVVLCFSIANPNSLYHVKTMWYPEIKHFCPRAPVILVGCQLDLRYADLEAVNRARRPLARPIKSNEILPPERGREVAKELGVPYYETSVVAQFGVKDVFDNAIRAALISRRHLQFWKSHLRNVQRPLLQAPFLPPKPPPPIITVPPPPTTTEEHPVGLLEDPHCADVILVLQERQKIFAHKIYLATSSSKFYDLFIMDTQNEETERPPRGPLSGRELLMRAASFDVCESSDDGDRANLRACTSDGTLKDSEGGRRGRLLSSWSRAFVSIQEELVDDPLTYSPRPMTVVHMDQSMQLSPFRAVLRYLYTGQLDENEKELMHIAHIAELLEVFDLRMMVANILNNEAFMNQEITKAFHVRRTNRVKECLAKGTFSDVVFKLDDGTIMAHKPLLISSCDWMAAMFGGPFVESCTKEVLFPNTTRSCMRAVLEYLYTGRFCSRPDLDAMELIVLANRLCLPHLVALTELYTVTVLTEAAMMGADIDGDVLVYLDMAQFHGAQQLTGWCLHHICTNYNSVCRKFPRDMKAKSTENQEYFEKHRWPPVWYLKEDDHYQRARKERDKEDYLYQRRQCKRKWLFWNLPSSPNSNSPSSGSSAVI